The sequence ataacccattgtactttcgggttcgggtcccaatcggttcttcggtttaaaaatacctgatttgtacctattttgtaactaaaacataaataaaatcggttcttcgaatttaaaatacatgatttgtacatattttaatagccaaaacataagtaaaattgattcaaaaataagaaaaaacatcaaacgtgatcattcaaaatcaagcgaaagataaacatagttagtgatataaagaaaaccatataaatgaaatcataaaacaaaaaataagttctcataaaatgagaaacattattcaataaaaacaaaaccaaaatctaaaaacttcaggcatcaaccgccacattccaccatcaaccttcattTGATGTaacagataattattttagaaattcaataatatcttaaagtattttggatacatattaagaattaagatcatatttggtagaagtttttttgtgattttaaatgtttcgggttctatcggatatccatttaggtccgggttcggttcggataatacccataatccaaaataccaaaaaacaggattcattcggtatttatgtcgggttcggatcggttcggattcatttttatcggatcgggttcggttcggattttcgggttcgaTTTATTTGCCTAGCCCTAGTTTACTCttttgaaggaaaaagagataatagtgctgaaaaaaaaattggtgaatTTCCTTGCAACATTTTTgtattatgtaatatatttcGAAGTACGCGAAGAAATGGCATAAAAACATTTGCAGAAACGtgacataaataaacacaacaTTCCAACACCAATTAAGGTAAAATTTCTGCCgagaattttttttccagcatTAGAAAGTAGTATCGTCCACATGAACAATTCATACAATAGAGTTAGTGAACTATTCATTTGTATCCAACCCcagttggattttttttttaatagatatgGTTTAACTGTAAAACCCAGCGCctgcaccaccaccaccaccatagaCATTTGGCGGGTCGAGAATAGGCTGCGAGGCAGACACAACGTTGTGGTTACTGGCTCCCCCACCTAAATGCAAATCCGACATATTAGGAAAACCTTCTTTAGGTTCAAGCCCTTGATCATACAAGAAGCCTTTAAAGATATGTCCACCGATTTTCACCACCGCCTGGTAAGCGTACTCGTCGCCCCCGTCCTCCATTGCCGTCACTTTCACACACTTGAACACCGCTGCGGCCCTAACTTGTCCCGGCCACGCTTCTCTTGACCCTCCGTCTTGCATACATAAAACGTAGATATATATGAATCATTATCACCAAATCAACATAGTTGTGGTCCTTACCTCCTTACCAACAAACAGTCAATTTTCACCACTACAACTGATTTAATCTAAcaatataacaataaatataGTTGCAATCAGTTCATTTTTGTAAAACCTAAATCGTAGccaaatcaaaccaaactaaagCAAAACCGatcataaacttcaaaaattcTTAAACCTGATCTAAATTGATATACTATATGTCACGTTTATTTTGATTACCACATTCAGAAACCAAATGttctatgcatatatatacaaacatgAATTCatcttaattattattcaataaaagtaggtatactaattaataaaatgtaataatacCTTTTTGGCTGGAGCTAGTATCGAAACTTTGAGGAGGCGTGTTAGAAGTTGAAGTATGAGAAGTGGCTTGTTGTTGAGCCCCGGCGATCCTCGGCTTCTTGGTCCCTGAGGAGGTCGACGGAGACGAGCCAGCCGTTGTGGGCATGACCTGCCTCTCTCTCCTACGAGCCGCAGAGACCCACGTGCTCTTCACGTGAGTCGAACAATCAAAGCCACGGCTCTTGCAGCACGTCCTGCACCGCCTCTGCTTACACTCTTTCTTGGCCTGGTTACCACAGTCTTGACACGTGGCGGTTCCCGCTGAGCCCGACCCCGAGTTGTTCGAAGTCGAGGCCACCGTCGTACTCTTGAAGTGAAGATACTCCGTCTGGTTGTTGCTGCTGTCATTGTGCTGCCATCGCCGGCTGTTTCCGAGGAAGTTAATGTCGGTGTCTTCCACGTTTTGATGCTGCTGCTGCGCCGGAGCCGCTGTGAGAAGAGGAATAACTCCGACGCCGAGCGAAGCCGCCGCTGCATTACTATTAATCTGATCGGATCCAGATACAAGTCCAACGTTCTGGTGGTGGTGGTACGCCGGAGCAACAAGGTAGACGTCTCTTAAACCGACCATGCCCATCTCAGTCGCCGCCGCCGACGGGAGGCCGTACCGGACAGAGGATCCAGGAGGCCATGATGGAACGCCGGCGGCGGCGGAAGCTGAGGCTAAACCACCGTGGACAACGGCGGGACCAGCATTGAAACCAAGAGATAGATCCTCGGTGGCGCGGGAAGATGTCGTCGTCGTTGCCGCCGCCGTCCAGTCCGTGAAGGCACCGGAATCCGACGTCGGTAGGTTATGCCTCCTCGTGGTTGCCACAGCTGAtataaatcaaaaccctaatccttagagattataaatacaaaaaaaaactaatagaaatgaataaaaattgTTTCTATTCCCTAATAAGTAAACAACACATCACACAACTCCAATGCATACAACCATAAACCTATAAACGATTCCTTCTTTTATGAAAAAAAGAATCTACAAAACAAAATCTCTGatgagcaaagaagaagaagaatcttgCAATCTACTGTAACTTTTGACTTTATTTCTTTCTGCTCACAGGAGGAGAAAAAGAACACTGCAACTCTTTACTTTCTTTTggttcctctctctctctgcaaagtctaactttctctctctagaaaacCTGATATTGTGTTGGTCCTAACTGATGTTTCTTGTACTATTGGGGCTTCTTCCGGATCTTCTTACCTCCCTtaaaccatctccaatggtacaCAAAAATCTTCTTTATATTTCAATCTTCTTTTGGATTTGTTCAAATAATTCACTCTATAATAAAATTACTTTATAATATAGTGTGTTGTTTTTTCACTcccaatataaaataaaaaaataatattattatatatttcactctattatagattaactctattatagaatgaacaattaaatcaaatcaaactctataatagaattgatatattttagtatgaaatataaatgaatttttgTGTGCTATTGGAAATGCCCTTAAAAACTATATAATGATGTTATGTTTCCTTCTTCTAGATGGTTTCTTGTTGTTCCTGTCTCTCTCTAATAATAATCATCATGGACATCTGCAGAAAGATAGaggaaaaatgattttttctgattcttttttattgaactttttatttattaattctgGTTCTTACTTattcatgtttttaataataataactcaAAAATGGCACATGATACCTTCTTCTCCTTTGCTTTTGGATTCTAGCTGAAGTTTtgatcttttaaatattttttattagggtttatagtaattaaacccctcaactaaagatgaatagtaaaaaaaaccctcaactaaaaatcctgtgaaataaaccctcaactttagttccgttaacatatgttaccctccGTTTAAAAAACCATGACGGAGGGTAACATTtgttaacggtttataagttgagggtttataatgttgaaaacttagttgagggttttttttacgattcaaaaatagttgaggggttttatcactaaaagtcattaaaaagtttttaagttatttattattcatttatacattgttttagattgatttgtaagcctttaaaactaatgtatattattaatacattaatctattataaaattaatttatacattttaaattaataattttcaacacgatttacaacttattataacttcaaaatattaaattatttgatatttgacaatagtgatataaaaaaaaattgtgtgtttatatcgtcattttcaaatatcaaataattgaaagtttctaagttatattaaatCTCAAGTAGTGTTGAGGATAATTCATCCATGAAGTCAATCTTTCTATTTGGAGTATGACgtactttttcttattttcatgattttcgtcATCAGACTCATACTTTCCTATTTTCCTATATTGTTCttgatttattgtattactttatgtttcaaatatattattgatcaagaaaataaaaatataatgtagttattcagaaatcaatgagaaaaaaaataatcatacaTTATTTTGGAGGGGGGAGAAGTATGAACCGGATGacataaatcatgaaaaaaagaaaaagtgtgTCATACTCTAAATAGAAAGATTGACTTCATGGATGAATTATCTCGACACTACTAAagacttaatataacttagaaactttcaattatttcatatttgaaaatgacgatataaacacacaaattttttatatcactatttccaaatatcaaataatttaatatttcaaagttataataagttgtaagtagtgttaaaaattattaatttaagatgtataaattaatatacaaatatattaatgtattaaaatttataaattagttttaaaggcttataaatcttaaaacaatgcataaatgataataaataatttaatgacttttagtgataaaactcctcaactaaagatgaatcgtgaaaaaaaccctcaactaaaaatccagtgaaataaaccctcaacttataaaccgttaacaTATGTCACCCTCCGTCACGGTTTCTTAAACggagggtaacatatgttaacggaactaaagttgagggtttatttcacaggatttttagttgagggttttttttacgattcatctttagttgaggggtttaattactaaaaaccctttttattattctttaccTGACAAAGTTCACCATCAGCGCTCGTGCGCGTGGCTCCACTTGCCTGTAACCCTTCCCGGTTCTATTTCCCAAAGAAATGGCTGACCGGTTCACTTATTGATTCGGTATACCACAACGTAAGCATACTTAACCTTTTGCTGTATAGCACTAGCTAGGGCTGGCCAAAAACTCCTGGACCAAAATTCCATCTAGTTCACTTCGAGAAAATGCATTTGAAGTTTCCTAACTATCTATATTGACATTATTAGTGTTACTTATCTCTCGGAATGAATTAATATTGCTTATCAGTCGATATATCTTGAAAAAcatatagttatatattttcatcAGAGACATTAATTCAGTTTTAGCAATACTATTCATATCAGGTGTCTTGAAACCTACTATCGTTTGTTAAGTGGTAGTTCGAGTCAGAATGTGGTCTAAACTCGCTTCTACATGAACTCGAGTCATATTTGAAAATGGTCCCGGTCTATTTAGAAAACCTGGTGGACGAGTTGTGTTTAACGGTAGTTTTCACCTCCAGTTAGCAAGAGCAATCAACAGGGATTTCTATACGTGAATTTCTAAAagttacatatatgtatatatatataaatataaatatttatatatatatacatatatgtattttttagaaattcatGTAGAGAACCCTCATTAGAGGTGCTCTGAAATCTTGGTTCTAATTACCatggataacaaaaataattaatctagTACGCTTACCCTTAACAGAATTCTATTGGGAAAATCACATAAAAAACCTTGAAAGTGTCAGTTACTAGCACTTTAAACCTTGAAGTTTTTTCGTTAGCACTTTTAACcttcaaagtgacatttttatcataaaaaacctCCAATCAAGAAAAATGACTGGTTGAACAggttaaaaacagtttttttttcaaaaataattatttaattaataaaataaacaaaaaaattaataaaaatcgaaaaaatttaacaaaaaactcacaaattaaaaaatgagaaaaataaataaatatttaaatattaaataaaaaataacaaaaaattcaaaaaagaaataagatcaaattaaaatggagaaaaataaaaaaatcataaattttaaaaaaaagtgaaattttttgaaactgttttttaaatttttatttttaattttttagtatttattttttattttataaaattttaaaccctaattccaaaacctcaccccttaactctaaaccctaaagtttggattaattaacccaaggggtatacgtgtatatttacctctttaatgaaacttatttttgtgactttgagccttgaatactagtttgagaacaaaaacttggtttggtgttatcttagtctttttttttatcaacgcATATTTCCAATGATAATTTCCgacattatatttgaaaatgaaaaaaaaaattcaattttcaattttttgaaatttattattattttttctgtattttaatttgatcttatttatttttttaatttttagttattttttatttaattttctaaatctttatttatttttcttactttttttaatttatgagttttttgttaaattttttgattttttttgtttatttattaattaaataattattttttgaaaaaaaaactgtttttaaccTGTTCAGCaggtcatttttcttttttggaggttttttatgataaaaatgtcactttgaagGTTAAAAGTGTTAGTAAAAAAACTTCAAAGTTTAAAATGCTAATAAGTGACACTTTCAAggttttttatgcgattttcTCTAATTATATTTATGATATTCCAAGAAGGCAAGAAGTAAGAAAagtaaataagaaaagaaaaagtacgcTTTGGTTGTCAGTTTTAGGTATGTGGTTCAAATGGCAAACGAAGTTGGGGTACTCTCACTTCTCTACAAACCACCCTTCGATATCAACTTcctatattgaaaatattcgtGTTACTTATCTCTGGCCTTCGTGAATGAACTAAACACAATGCTTTAATTTTGCTTCTCACTATATATCTTGAAAAACATACAATATTTGTATCAAAGACAGTAATTCAGTTTTAGCAATACTATTTAGATCAGATCTCTTGAAACCTATTATTGGTTGTCAAGTGGTACTTCGATCGGAATGTGGTCTAAACTCGCTTCTACATGAACTCGAGTTATATTTGAAACAAAATCTTTGGAGATGGTCCCGATctacttttataaaaaaacttgtgGACGAGTTGTTTCAACCGTAGTTTACACACTGGAGTTAGTCAGATCTTGGTTCGAATACattggataacaaaaatatagttCTTAATTAGTTATAATATCTGCATATTTATACGTCCGTAACGTTTATTGCGATTAGTAAGAAAGAAGGTCGGTTTTGTGTTTTTCTtatacaaaagttttttttttctgaacaccTTACAAAAGTTTAAGTGGAGAATAATTGGTTTGAGTAATGCACGTGAAAGAACCCATTCAATAAAATGCTCGTCGGTTCCTCCTCCATGCTTTGCGGCCGTCGAATCATTGCTTTTTCTTTTGATGTTTTTGACCTTTGTGCTAAATTACATAACCCcactgttcttttttttttccatctgaaTTTTATTGATGAAGTGAAAACATACAAAATAACGTCCAACAGCCGGCGGAAACGATTAACATCCCCGGAACCATAGCCCATACAAGAGAGACTCAAGCCCAAACAAAAGGCAACACAAAGAGACACTAG is a genomic window of Brassica napus cultivar Da-Ae chromosome A2, Da-Ae, whole genome shotgun sequence containing:
- the LOC106416335 gene encoding protein LATERAL ROOT PRIMORDIUM 1-like, whose product is MGMVGLRDVYLVAPAYHHHQNVGLVSGSDQINSNAAAASLGVGVIPLLTAAPAQQQHQNVEDTDINFLGNSRRWQHNDSSNNQTEYLHFKSTTVASTSNNSGSGSAGTATCQDCGNQAKKECKQRRCRTCCKSRGFDCSTHVKSTWVSAARRRERQVMPTTAGSSPSTSSGTKKPRIAGAQQQATSHTSTSNTPPQSFDTSSSQKDGGSREAWPGQVRAAAVFKCVKVTAMEDGGDEYAYQAVVKIGGHIFKGFLYDQGLEPKEGFPNMSDLHLGGGASNHNVVSASQPILDPPNVYGGGGGAGAGFYS